Proteins encoded in a region of the Nocardia asteroides genome:
- a CDS encoding MBL fold metallo-hydrolase produces the protein MRVHHLDAGGTRPSGGRLFDGRPGVLRRAAGACHCLLVEHSAGLTLVDTGYGEQALVRPDVWVGRQLIRRSNPVLDQPIARQVEALGFSRDDVRDIIVTHLDLDHAGGLADFPRAAVHVYRDELEAVEGAYGRREKIRYRPVQFEHGPRWSVYDESDSREERWFGFRAVRELRGLPSEILIVPLAGHTRGHVGVAVDTGNGWLLHAGDAYTFHGQMAEKPSMPPGLRAFQWAMDTRRPSRIDNQQRLRELVRDNADTVTVFSAHCATEFERLRR, from the coding sequence GTGCGTGTCCATCACTTGGATGCTGGGGGAACCCGTCCTTCGGGTGGCCGCTTGTTCGATGGCCGCCCGGGGGTGCTGCGCAGAGCAGCCGGCGCGTGTCATTGCTTGTTGGTCGAGCACTCTGCTGGGTTGACCCTGGTCGATACGGGTTACGGCGAGCAGGCGCTGGTTCGGCCGGATGTCTGGGTGGGGCGGCAACTCATCCGCCGGTCGAATCCGGTTCTCGACCAGCCGATCGCGCGTCAGGTCGAAGCGCTGGGATTCTCCCGCGACGATGTACGCGACATCATCGTGACGCATCTCGATCTCGATCACGCGGGCGGGCTCGCCGACTTCCCCCGGGCGGCCGTGCATGTCTACCGGGACGAGTTGGAGGCTGTCGAAGGGGCGTACGGCCGTCGCGAAAAGATCCGGTATCGGCCGGTGCAGTTCGAGCACGGACCCAGGTGGTCGGTCTATGACGAGTCCGACAGCCGGGAGGAGCGCTGGTTCGGCTTCCGGGCGGTGCGCGAACTGCGCGGTCTGCCGTCGGAGATTCTTATTGTTCCGCTGGCGGGACACACACGCGGTCACGTCGGAGTCGCTGTGGACACCGGGAACGGCTGGTTGTTGCACGCCGGGGACGCCTATACCTTCCACGGGCAGATGGCCGAGAAGCCGTCGATGCCCCCGGGGCTACGCGCCTTTCAGTGGGCGATGGACACTCGGCGCCCGTCTCGCATCGACAACCAGCAGCGGCTACGGGAACTCGTCCGCGACAATGCCGACACGGTGACGGTGTTCTCCGCGCACTGCGCGACGGAGTTCGAGCGCCTGCGCCGTTGA
- a CDS encoding lipase family protein: MRSRILRLATALTGTLIVAGSGAVSAPHVWAEPAAEAVAGDEFYIPPASPGGAPGSIIRTEASRLAISVPGIGGSIPASSTRIMYVSSDTHDARTTVVGTYLEPAAPWTGPGERPLIAYAVGTKGQGDQCAPSKLLAQFIQYQPPFDVIVEYDVLALYTLLARGIAVMVTDYHGLGTPAVHDYLNRKAQAYALLDSARAALQLPGTSLNPGSPVILYGYSQGGMASAGAAELQPAYAPELNVQGAYIGGPVVDDQYFIGFNDGRAPLGPAFAWILNGIAANYPETRPVLESELNDTGKAILRESMEKCAVPLGLAQQFPNTSQWTTSGQPLTAVIDQSPVLKSAFSQQRVGTLTPQVPVLISSSPSDEGAPYVPVREMAAGWCASGVPVQLNANVELPSVITGLRATHVLAFFPSLVGSQQWITERLAGQPAPTNCGALP, translated from the coding sequence GTGAGGAGTCGAATACTCAGATTGGCCACAGCCCTGACGGGAACCCTCATCGTGGCCGGGAGCGGGGCGGTCTCGGCCCCACACGTGTGGGCGGAACCAGCCGCGGAAGCGGTGGCGGGCGACGAGTTCTACATTCCACCGGCATCGCCCGGGGGCGCGCCGGGCTCCATCATCCGGACCGAAGCGTCACGGCTGGCGATTTCCGTCCCGGGAATCGGCGGATCGATCCCGGCTTCGTCGACCCGCATCATGTACGTCAGCAGCGATACCCACGACGCCAGGACGACGGTGGTCGGTACATATCTGGAGCCGGCAGCGCCGTGGACCGGCCCCGGTGAGCGCCCGCTGATCGCGTACGCGGTCGGCACGAAGGGGCAGGGCGACCAATGCGCGCCTTCGAAACTGCTCGCGCAATTCATCCAATACCAGCCTCCGTTCGACGTCATCGTGGAATACGACGTACTGGCGCTGTACACGCTGCTGGCCCGCGGCATAGCGGTGATGGTGACCGATTACCACGGGCTGGGAACGCCCGCGGTGCACGACTACCTCAACCGTAAAGCTCAGGCCTACGCCCTGCTCGACTCCGCGCGTGCGGCGCTGCAATTGCCGGGCACCAGCCTCAACCCCGGCTCGCCGGTCATTCTGTACGGGTACTCCCAGGGCGGCATGGCGTCCGCGGGCGCGGCCGAGTTGCAACCTGCTTATGCCCCTGAGCTGAACGTACAGGGCGCTTACATCGGCGGGCCGGTGGTGGACGACCAGTACTTCATCGGGTTCAACGATGGCCGAGCTCCACTCGGACCGGCTTTCGCGTGGATCCTCAACGGCATCGCGGCCAACTATCCCGAAACCCGCCCGGTGCTCGAGTCCGAACTCAACGACACCGGCAAAGCGATCCTGCGGGAGTCCATGGAGAAGTGCGCCGTACCGCTGGGACTGGCACAGCAGTTCCCGAACACGTCGCAGTGGACCACCAGCGGGCAACCGCTCACCGCGGTGATCGATCAGTCCCCGGTGTTGAAGTCGGCGTTCAGCCAGCAGCGAGTCGGCACGCTCACCCCGCAGGTTCCCGTCCTCATCTCCTCGAGCCCGAGCGACGAGGGTGCGCCTTATGTGCCCGTTCGCGAGATGGCCGCGGGGTGGTGCGCCAGCGGCGTGCCGGTGCAGTTGAACGCGAACGTCGAGCTGCCCAGTGTCATCACCGGGTTGCGGGCCACCCACGTGCTGGCGTTCTTCCCCTCGCTGGTCGGATCGCAGCAGTGGATCACCGAGCGGCTCGCCGGACAGCCCGCACCGACCAACTGCGGGGCCCTGCCCTGA
- a CDS encoding HAD-IB family hydrolase, with amino-acid sequence MTPPREPDPGSFPAPELIDRKVAVPAVFVDVDETLVRSVTFLSLFVFDARRRGHGAEADAVLREFRTLRAAGMSRGESHRWFYRHWAGRDTADLRRTGRDWFASSSADPAFFNAAVRRRLDELSRTGSRIVLVSGSIAPALEPIAEAVGAATVLCTKMETAAGKYTGDVLATMVGTDKSAALLRYAEQAAIDPKACMAFGDHHSDVAMFELVGHPVVVGDTDPRLRDYPAQRLPG; translated from the coding sequence ATGACGCCGCCCAGAGAGCCGGACCCGGGATCCTTCCCCGCGCCGGAGCTGATCGATCGAAAGGTCGCTGTCCCAGCTGTTTTCGTCGACGTCGATGAAACGCTGGTCCGGAGCGTAACCTTCCTGTCCCTGTTCGTCTTCGACGCGCGGCGCCGGGGGCACGGCGCCGAAGCCGACGCCGTGCTTCGAGAGTTCCGGACGCTTCGTGCGGCAGGCATGAGCCGCGGCGAATCACATCGGTGGTTCTATCGGCACTGGGCCGGCCGTGACACCGCCGACCTGCGGCGTACCGGAAGAGACTGGTTCGCCTCCAGTTCCGCGGACCCGGCTTTCTTCAATGCCGCCGTGCGGCGACGACTGGACGAGCTCTCCCGCACCGGCAGTCGCATCGTGCTGGTCTCCGGCTCGATCGCCCCGGCGCTGGAACCGATCGCCGAAGCCGTTGGCGCGGCAACGGTTCTGTGCACGAAGATGGAGACGGCCGCCGGAAAGTACACCGGCGACGTCCTCGCGACGATGGTCGGTACCGACAAGTCCGCCGCCCTGCTGCGGTATGCCGAACAAGCGGCCATCGATCCCAAGGCGTGCATGGCCTTCGGCGATCATCATTCCGATGTCGCGATGTTCGAGCTGGTGGGTCATCCGGTCGTCGTCGGCGACACCGACCCACGACTGCGCGATTATCCCGCGCAACGGCTTCCCGGCTAG
- a CDS encoding beta-ketoacyl-ACP synthase II: MSDLADFSTSNGGFRGVVVTAIEMSTAVGADTDATWKGLLAGETGIAKVQDPDFERFKVPVDIGGQFKLDPTDELSRVQKRRMSYVQQIAYVMGNRIWDTAGRPEVDLDRLGVCIGTGLGGADTIIESNDQMREAGYRKVSPFAVPMAMPNGAAAVVGLELGARASVITPVSACASGCEALVHAWRSIILGEADIVVAGGVEGRINPLAVAGFSMMRALSTRIDEPERASRPFDRDRDGFVFGEAAALFVLESEDHARARGAKPLARLMGAGLTADGYHMVLPHPDGAGNIRAMRRALETAGVSASDIDHVNAHATATPFGDLAEARGIREAVGDHASVYAPKSALGHSVGAVGAVEAALTVLSVRDGVVPPTLNLDNQDPEIDLDIVHGSARTQKIEYALNNSYGFGGHNAAVVFGRC, encoded by the coding sequence ATGTCCGATTTGGCGGACTTCTCTACCAGCAACGGAGGATTCCGGGGTGTGGTCGTGACTGCTATCGAGATGTCGACCGCTGTCGGCGCCGACACCGACGCCACCTGGAAAGGACTCCTCGCCGGCGAAACCGGGATCGCCAAGGTACAAGACCCCGACTTCGAGCGCTTCAAGGTTCCCGTCGACATCGGCGGCCAGTTCAAACTGGATCCGACCGACGAACTCAGCCGCGTCCAGAAGCGACGCATGTCGTATGTCCAGCAGATCGCCTACGTCATGGGCAACCGGATCTGGGACACCGCGGGCCGGCCGGAAGTCGATCTCGATCGACTGGGCGTCTGCATCGGCACCGGCCTCGGTGGCGCCGACACGATCATCGAGTCCAACGACCAGATGCGAGAGGCGGGCTACCGCAAAGTGTCCCCGTTCGCGGTGCCCATGGCCATGCCCAATGGCGCCGCGGCGGTGGTCGGGCTGGAACTCGGCGCGCGAGCCAGCGTGATCACGCCCGTCTCCGCGTGTGCTTCCGGATGCGAGGCGCTGGTGCACGCGTGGCGTTCGATCATCCTGGGCGAAGCCGACATCGTCGTGGCGGGGGGCGTGGAGGGCCGGATCAATCCGCTCGCGGTGGCCGGGTTCTCGATGATGCGGGCGCTGAGCACACGGATCGATGAACCCGAGCGCGCGTCACGCCCGTTCGATCGGGACCGAGACGGTTTCGTCTTCGGCGAGGCCGCGGCCCTGTTCGTGCTGGAGTCGGAGGACCACGCACGGGCTCGGGGGGCGAAACCGCTGGCTCGCCTGATGGGCGCGGGCCTCACCGCCGACGGGTACCACATGGTTCTCCCGCACCCGGACGGCGCGGGAAACATTCGAGCCATGCGTCGTGCGCTCGAAACGGCGGGGGTGAGCGCTTCCGACATCGATCACGTCAACGCCCATGCGACAGCCACTCCCTTCGGCGACCTAGCGGAGGCCAGGGGAATCCGAGAGGCGGTGGGCGACCACGCATCGGTCTACGCGCCCAAATCCGCTCTGGGCCACTCGGTGGGCGCGGTGGGCGCGGTGGAAGCCGCCCTGACCGTGCTCAGCGTGCGGGACGGCGTGGTGCCGCCCACGTTGAATCTCGACAATCAAGATCCCGAGATCGATCTCGATATCGTCCACGGCAGCGCCCGGACTCAGAAGATCGAGTACGCGCTGAACAACTCGTACGGTTTCGGTGGCCACAACGCGGCCGTCGTGTTCGGCCGCTGCTGA
- a CDS encoding SDR family oxidoreductase: MFEGKTVLVTGAATIIGAEVARVFAGYSANVVLGDIDADGGKGTAAGIGDRAVFVPIDLRSDSSIRSFVATAVDRHGRIDALVNIACVYGDDGSTADIRAQWLEVLNTNVVGTAMLCGQARSALRDAGGSIVNFTSPSGRIAQAGRVQYPVSKAGLLQLTRSLALEYAGDGIRVNSVSPGWTWSRVMDEITEGDRARTDAVASRFHMLGRAADAREIGEVAAFLASSRASFVTGAEWTVDGGYSALGPEQTTSAIELLLRDRSESHETSLA; the protein is encoded by the coding sequence TTGTTCGAAGGTAAGACGGTACTCGTAACCGGTGCGGCAACCATAATCGGCGCGGAGGTCGCTCGGGTCTTCGCCGGGTATTCCGCGAATGTTGTGCTGGGAGACATCGATGCGGACGGCGGGAAGGGGACGGCCGCCGGTATCGGCGATCGCGCCGTCTTCGTGCCGATCGATCTCCGCAGCGATTCGTCCATCAGGTCGTTCGTCGCGACCGCGGTCGACCGGCACGGCCGGATAGACGCTCTGGTCAACATCGCCTGCGTCTACGGCGACGACGGCTCCACCGCGGACATACGGGCACAGTGGCTGGAGGTGCTGAACACCAATGTCGTCGGTACGGCGATGTTGTGCGGACAGGCGCGATCCGCTCTGCGAGACGCGGGAGGGTCCATCGTCAACTTCACCTCGCCCAGTGGACGGATCGCGCAGGCCGGGCGAGTGCAATACCCGGTGAGCAAGGCCGGGTTGCTGCAACTGACCCGAAGTCTCGCGCTGGAATACGCCGGTGACGGGATCCGCGTCAACAGTGTCTCGCCGGGCTGGACCTGGTCGCGTGTGATGGATGAGATCACCGAAGGGGACCGGGCGCGGACCGACGCGGTGGCCTCCCGATTCCACATGCTGGGCAGGGCGGCCGATGCCCGGGAAATCGGTGAGGTGGCCGCCTTTCTCGCTTCGTCCAGGGCGAGCTTCGTGACCGGCGCCGAGTGGACCGTGGACGGCGGCTACTCCGCGCTGGGACCCGAGCAGACCACCTCGGCGATCGAGCTGCTCCTGCGCGATCGGTCCGAATCGCACGAAACCTCTCTGGCATAG
- a CDS encoding TetR/AcrR family transcriptional regulator → MRSFLRLGYPWHLESDTESICKGYGLSGNIDECRPLRGTGRSRPTRAQSQARTRNELMATAKRLFLRDGYQATTLDKVAKAAGFTKGAVYSNFRTKDDLCLAVLDEIHAERAAEVAEIIAAPTATDRLKRMTEWAERVVGDPNWTQLELEFSVHARRDDHLRDELATRLDNIVGMVGAALGTPDDLEIQRSRAEAAVAVLALGVGLGLFRSIDPGIPVTGMISALRAIAGLTRNG, encoded by the coding sequence ATGCGATCCTTCCTGCGATTGGGATACCCATGGCATCTAGAATCGGATACTGAGAGTATCTGTAAGGGGTATGGATTGTCTGGGAATATCGATGAGTGTCGGCCGCTGCGGGGGACAGGGCGTTCGCGGCCGACTCGAGCGCAGAGCCAGGCGCGTACGCGCAACGAATTGATGGCCACCGCAAAACGGCTTTTTCTGCGGGACGGGTATCAGGCGACGACTCTGGACAAGGTCGCGAAGGCCGCCGGTTTCACCAAAGGGGCGGTGTATTCGAACTTCCGCACCAAAGACGACCTGTGCCTGGCGGTGCTCGACGAAATTCACGCCGAGCGAGCGGCGGAGGTCGCCGAAATCATCGCGGCGCCTACGGCGACCGACCGTCTGAAACGGATGACGGAATGGGCCGAACGGGTTGTCGGTGATCCGAACTGGACGCAACTGGAGCTGGAGTTCAGTGTCCATGCTCGGCGCGATGACCACCTCCGCGACGAACTCGCGACCCGGCTCGACAATATCGTCGGCATGGTCGGCGCGGCCCTGGGAACCCCGGACGACCTCGAAATCCAGCGATCGCGGGCCGAGGCCGCGGTCGCGGTGCTGGCGCTCGGTGTCGGGCTGGGCCTGTTCCGGTCGATCGATCCCGGCATCCCGGTGACGGGGATGATCTCGGCGCTGCGCGCGATCGCGGGGTTGACCCGCAACGGCTGA
- a CDS encoding helix-turn-helix domain-containing protein produces MQPDGGTRRVTVVIPDEVVVLDAAIPIDVFGSDPHYRLEVCAASPTVPTSIPGLSCVATAGLEALRHADTVIMPGYSTYEQPLPDPVIRSLRDAHARGARMLSICTGTFALAAAGLLAGRPATTHWRAAPLLQRRYPDIDVHSDRLFVDDGDVMTSAGVTSGIDLCLHVVRKDVGAAAANERARDLVAPPVREGGQAQYTRQFSPQTSSGVLAETRAWILANLDRRHSIEDLARRSNLSRRSFIRRFREETGTSTHVWITSARLNQARELLETTGLPVDQIGYRVGLGNPANTRAVFKRHLGVSPGQYRRMFTVGN; encoded by the coding sequence ATGCAACCGGATGGGGGAACGCGTCGTGTGACGGTCGTCATTCCCGACGAAGTAGTGGTTCTGGACGCCGCGATTCCGATCGACGTGTTCGGTTCCGACCCCCACTATCGCCTCGAAGTGTGCGCGGCATCGCCGACCGTGCCGACCTCGATTCCTGGGCTGTCGTGTGTGGCGACGGCCGGGCTGGAGGCTCTCCGCCATGCCGATACGGTGATAATGCCCGGCTATTCCACCTACGAGCAGCCACTGCCGGACCCCGTGATCCGATCGCTTCGCGACGCCCACGCACGGGGTGCGCGAATGTTGTCGATCTGTACCGGCACTTTCGCGCTCGCCGCGGCGGGCCTGCTGGCCGGCCGGCCCGCTACGACGCACTGGCGCGCCGCGCCGTTGCTTCAGCGCCGATACCCCGACATCGACGTTCATTCCGATCGATTGTTCGTCGATGATGGCGACGTGATGACCTCCGCGGGGGTCACCAGCGGAATCGATCTCTGCCTGCACGTGGTGCGCAAGGACGTCGGCGCGGCGGCCGCGAACGAACGTGCCCGCGACCTGGTGGCGCCGCCGGTCCGTGAGGGCGGCCAAGCGCAGTACACCCGGCAGTTCTCGCCGCAGACCTCCTCCGGCGTGCTCGCCGAGACACGCGCGTGGATTCTCGCGAACCTCGATCGCAGGCATTCGATCGAGGACCTCGCCAGGCGTTCCAATCTCTCGCGCCGTAGCTTCATCCGGCGCTTTCGCGAAGAAACCGGAACCTCCACGCATGTGTGGATCACCAGCGCGCGCCTGAATCAGGCTCGAGAGCTGCTCGAGACCACCGGCCTCCCGGTCGATCAGATCGGCTACCGCGTCGGCCTCGGCAACCCTGCCAACACCCGGGCGGTGTTCAAACGTCATCTGGGCGTCAGCCCCGGCCAGTACCGGCGCATGTTCACGGTCGGGAACTGA
- a CDS encoding SRPBCC family protein, with the protein MPLLTDPAAIAGLVTREVRTGSRDGTPTRIAVARRTYPTDQADLWDALTDIERIPRWFLPVSGDLRVGGRYQLEGNANGVVEQCDAPRRFAVTWEMGPQISWLTVDLTPSGDGTELELVHEAPVDPEFWSQYGPGAVGVGWDLGLMGLGLHLSSGVPVDQAEAMAFPTTPEGAAFIRTAALGWAEAAVGGGDDPAAANAAALRTVAFYTGASEGGSQV; encoded by the coding sequence ATGCCACTGCTGACCGATCCCGCCGCCATCGCCGGGCTCGTGACCCGTGAGGTCCGCACCGGATCTCGCGACGGCACGCCGACCAGGATCGCTGTCGCCCGGCGCACGTATCCGACCGATCAGGCGGATCTCTGGGACGCCCTCACCGACATCGAGCGGATCCCACGCTGGTTCCTGCCCGTCAGCGGTGACCTGCGGGTCGGCGGCCGCTATCAGCTCGAGGGCAATGCCAACGGTGTCGTCGAACAGTGCGATGCGCCGAGGCGGTTCGCCGTGACATGGGAGATGGGGCCGCAGATCTCCTGGCTGACGGTGGATCTCACGCCTTCCGGAGACGGCACCGAGTTGGAGTTGGTACACGAGGCTCCGGTCGATCCCGAGTTCTGGTCGCAGTACGGACCGGGTGCTGTAGGCGTCGGGTGGGATCTCGGCCTGATGGGACTGGGGCTGCACTTGTCGAGCGGAGTTCCGGTGGACCAGGCCGAGGCCATGGCGTTTCCGACGACGCCCGAGGGAGCGGCCTTCATCCGCACGGCGGCTCTCGGCTGGGCAGAGGCCGCAGTGGGCGGCGGTGACGACCCGGCTGCCGCGAACGCGGCGGCGCTGCGAACCGTCGCGTTCTATACCGGCGCCTCGGAAGGCGGCTCTCAGGTTTGA
- a CDS encoding metalloregulator ArsR/SmtB family transcription factor, protein MDRSPAKIFEALGDPVRRFILEVVAAGEQPAGALVAAVREHTPISQPGVSQHLKVLRDAGLVHVRAEGTRRLYTLDPAGVDAARAWLTGLTDPLHRFAQPLDALATEIARGKRARRGAEPDRTGTADADGQARYG, encoded by the coding sequence ATGGACAGGTCTCCGGCGAAGATCTTCGAGGCACTGGGTGACCCGGTTCGCCGGTTCATCCTCGAAGTGGTGGCGGCGGGCGAGCAGCCCGCGGGTGCGCTGGTCGCGGCCGTGCGAGAGCACACGCCGATTTCCCAGCCCGGCGTCTCACAACATCTCAAGGTGCTGCGCGATGCCGGGCTGGTGCACGTCCGCGCCGAGGGCACTCGACGGCTGTACACCCTCGACCCCGCGGGCGTCGACGCCGCCCGGGCCTGGCTGACCGGGCTGACGGACCCGCTACATCGGTTCGCCCAACCGCTCGACGCTCTCGCGACGGAGATCGCTCGCGGAAAACGAGCACGCCGCGGCGCCGAGCCCGATCGAACCGGCACAGCGGATGCCGACGGACAAGCCCGTTACGGGTGA
- a CDS encoding alkane 1-monooxygenase, with product MTMTIFEHTKARDPKRYLWLLGLIAPGCALLPSQLVLLTGLEVFWWIGPIIVLVVIPLLDWAVGDDGSNPRDEDYEALSNDRYYRWCTFMFLPMQFIGLLIAGYLWSSHELSLADKLGLAVTLGFVSGIGINAAHELGHRAERLERWLAKIALAQSGYGHFFVEHNRGHHVRVATPDDPASARFGESLWQFMPRTIVGGFRSALELERQRLARNGKRWFSPTNHLLQAWAMSAALFIGLIAAFGPAIIPYLALQALIGAGLLETVNYVEHYGLLRARRPDGRYARCSPRDSWNSDRLVTNIFLFHLQRHSDHHANPGRRYQTLRSSEQAPQLPAGYATMVVLAMIPPLWRAVMDHRVFAHYNGDITRINMQPRRRRLLLPIRHARNDAQPAADPRAHSMSQSTQSDR from the coding sequence ATGACTATGACGATCTTCGAGCACACGAAAGCCCGTGATCCCAAGCGATACCTGTGGCTTCTGGGTTTGATCGCCCCGGGTTGCGCCTTGCTTCCCTCCCAACTGGTGTTGCTCACCGGGTTGGAGGTGTTCTGGTGGATCGGCCCCATCATCGTGCTGGTTGTGATTCCACTGTTGGATTGGGCGGTCGGCGACGACGGAAGCAATCCTCGCGACGAGGATTACGAGGCGCTGTCCAACGACCGCTATTACCGGTGGTGCACCTTTATGTTCCTGCCGATGCAATTCATCGGCCTGCTCATCGCCGGATATCTGTGGAGCAGCCACGAGTTGAGCCTGGCCGACAAACTGGGCTTGGCCGTGACTCTCGGCTTCGTCTCCGGTATCGGCATCAACGCCGCGCACGAACTCGGGCATCGCGCCGAACGCCTCGAACGCTGGCTGGCCAAGATCGCGCTCGCCCAGTCCGGGTACGGCCACTTCTTCGTCGAGCACAACCGCGGCCACCACGTTCGCGTCGCCACACCCGACGACCCCGCCAGCGCCCGCTTCGGGGAATCACTGTGGCAATTCATGCCGCGCACCATCGTGGGCGGATTCCGTTCCGCCCTCGAGCTCGAGCGTCAGCGCCTGGCCCGCAACGGCAAACGCTGGTTCAGCCCCACCAATCATCTTCTGCAAGCCTGGGCGATGAGCGCGGCGTTGTTCATCGGCTTGATCGCGGCCTTCGGCCCCGCCATCATCCCCTACCTCGCCCTGCAAGCACTCATCGGCGCAGGTCTGCTGGAAACCGTGAACTACGTCGAACACTATGGATTGCTGCGCGCCCGCCGCCCCGACGGCCGCTACGCACGCTGCTCACCGCGCGACAGCTGGAACAGCGACCGTCTGGTGACGAACATCTTCCTGTTCCACCTCCAGCGCCACAGCGACCATCACGCCAACCCCGGCCGCCGCTACCAGACCCTGCGCAGCTCCGAACAGGCCCCCCAGCTGCCCGCCGGTTACGCCACGATGGTCGTGCTCGCCATGATTCCCCCGCTGTGGCGCGCGGTCATGGATCACCGCGTCTTCGCCCATTACAACGGCGACATCACGCGCATCAATATGCAGCCTCGCAGGCGGCGGCTCCTGCTGCCGATCCGGCATGCGCGCAACGACGCGCAGCCTGCCGCGGACCCCCGCGCCCACAGCATGAGCCAGTCGACCCAGTCGGACCGATGA
- a CDS encoding cation:proton antiporter: MPNGVEALPSNQMILLLLDLVLIVAAARLLGWLAEKCGQPPVIGEIVAGILAGPTILGAELSAAVFPHDIRSYLTAFANVGVMIFMFSAGLEMDLRSLAGRRRSVTAVAVSAYVVPFALGSAIAIWALARHGEGNRLTFALFIGCALAVTAFPVLARILHDRGLLGTRLGQSAMTSAAFDDVLAWCVLAVVIGIAQPDLDHQWRILLFIPLVMVLWWAVRPALCRIARSGSEKNTGNMVFIGVAGALLLGATTEWLGLHLIFGAFLFGVVFPRPLRTAVEDGARLLSSIFLPAFFVVAGLQVDLGALDRAGVVEFVAIMFAALVGKLGGTYVAARCGGIDRVESAALAALMNTRGLTELVILNIGLTIGVIGQQLYSLLVIMALVTTAMTAPLLRICGVTRAVRHGDPPSATKEPEQEVDAAAQTEARA; the protein is encoded by the coding sequence ATGCCGAACGGAGTCGAGGCGTTGCCGAGCAACCAAATGATCTTGTTATTGCTGGACCTCGTACTCATCGTGGCCGCGGCCCGGCTGCTGGGATGGCTGGCCGAGAAATGCGGCCAACCCCCGGTTATCGGCGAGATCGTGGCAGGAATACTCGCGGGGCCGACGATCCTCGGCGCGGAGCTGTCCGCAGCGGTGTTTCCGCACGACATCCGGTCGTATCTCACGGCTTTCGCCAATGTCGGCGTGATGATCTTCATGTTCTCGGCAGGCCTCGAGATGGATCTCCGGTCGCTCGCCGGTCGCAGGCGGTCGGTCACCGCTGTGGCGGTTTCGGCCTACGTCGTTCCCTTCGCGCTCGGTTCCGCGATCGCGATCTGGGCGCTGGCACGGCACGGTGAAGGAAATCGGCTGACATTCGCCCTCTTCATCGGGTGCGCGTTGGCCGTGACGGCGTTTCCGGTGCTGGCCCGCATCCTGCACGACCGCGGGCTGCTGGGCACCCGCCTGGGCCAGTCGGCGATGACCAGCGCCGCATTCGACGACGTACTCGCCTGGTGCGTTCTGGCGGTAGTCATCGGTATCGCGCAGCCCGACCTCGATCACCAGTGGCGGATACTACTGTTCATCCCGCTGGTCATGGTGTTGTGGTGGGCGGTGCGTCCGGCGCTGTGCCGTATCGCCCGCAGCGGGTCCGAGAAGAACACCGGCAACATGGTATTCATCGGCGTCGCGGGCGCTCTGCTATTGGGAGCCACCACCGAGTGGCTGGGCCTGCACCTGATCTTCGGCGCGTTCCTGTTCGGTGTGGTCTTCCCCCGGCCGCTGCGCACGGCCGTCGAGGACGGCGCCCGACTGCTGAGCAGTATCTTCCTGCCTGCTTTCTTCGTGGTCGCCGGCCTGCAAGTGGATCTCGGCGCGCTCGACCGCGCGGGCGTCGTCGAGTTCGTCGCGATCATGTTCGCCGCCCTCGTTGGCAAGCTGGGCGGCACCTACGTGGCGGCCCGCTGCGGCGGAATCGACCGGGTGGAGTCCGCGGCCCTCGCCGCGCTGATGAACACCCGGGGGCTGACGGAGCTGGTGATCCTGAACATCGGACTGACGATCGGCGTCATCGGCCAGCAGTTGTACTCGCTGCTGGTCATCATGGCCTTGGTCACCACCGCGATGACGGCACCGTTGCTGAGAATCTGCGGCGTCACCCGCGCGGTGCGGCACGGTGACCCACCGTCGGCTACAAAAGAGCCGGAACAGGAGGTCGACGCCGCCGCGCAGACCGAGGCTCGAGCATGA